The following are from one region of the Meriones unguiculatus strain TT.TT164.6M chromosome 13 unlocalized genomic scaffold, Bangor_MerUng_6.1 Chr13_unordered_Scaffold_33, whole genome shotgun sequence genome:
- the LOC132650812 gene encoding zinc finger protein 3-like, which yields RTHTGEKPYECNECGKAFAQNSTLLSHKRTHTGEKPYECNQYGKAFAQNSHLISHKRTHTEEKPYECNECGKAFAKNSHLMSHKRTHTGEKPYECNECGKAFAQNSTLLSHKRTHSKEKPYECNQCGKAFAENSHLRRHKRTH from the coding sequence agaacacacactggagagaaaccttatgaatgtaatgagtgtggcaaagcctttgcacaaaacagtactctcttaagccataaaagaacacacactggagagaaaccttatgaatgtaaccagtatggtaaagcctttgcacaaaacagtcatctcataagccataaaagaacacacactgaagagaaaccttatgaatgtaatgagtgtggtaaagcctttgcaaaaaacagtcatctcatgagccataaaagaacacacactggagagaaaccttatgaatgtaatgagtgtggcaaagcctttgcacaaaacagtactctcttaagccataaaagaacacacagcaaagagaaaccttatgaatgtaaccagtgtggtaaagcctttgcagaaaacagtcatctcagaagacataaaagaacacat